In the SAR202 cluster bacterium genome, GGGAATCGAGGGAAAAGCGCCAGGGGGTAAAGGCCGAATGAGGTAGTGGGCGAAAGGCCGTGGGCGATTTGGGCGGTGGGCGCCCGGAATGTGGGCGAGGGCCCTGGGCGAATGAGGCGATGTGCGAATGAATTCGCCGCTGCGGGCGTGTGTATTGCTTCGCAATTCACATCGCCGGATGTCCGCCTATGCGGACAACAAAGCATGCCTGGAGCACTGTGCGCAAGGCCGGATCGGATCGTCCGCGCAGGCGGACGTTCGGCGTCGTTCATCGCATCGCGATGGACGCGCCACGCAGCGGCGAATTCATTCGCCCACGGCTCCATTCGCACAGGGCCAATTCGCCCGTGACGCCTCGCCCGTTCTCATTCTCTGGTGCTCCGGTGCTCAATTCGCTGGCCCGCGAATTCGTTCGCCCAATCTCGTTCGCCGGGCCGCGAGTGTACCAGGGGGCAGGCTGTTTGCTCCGCCTATCCGCCTTCGGATGGCTTCGAATCGCCGGAGCGGGTACGGCGGGACTTGGATTTGCTGAGGCCGACCTTGCGGGCGAACTTTTTCCACATTGGGCGGTTGTGCTCGCCGCGCCTGCGGTGGTGGCGGGTGTGGCTGCCGCCGGCGGCGGAGGCGAGCTGCTGCTCCGTCATCTGGAGATGGTTGGCGAGGTTGTTCATCTGCAGGCGCATCTGTCGCAGCTCTTCGGACTCGCCGGGGGCGGCTTGTGCCGGCGCGGAGGGCCTCGGCTGGTTCATGGCGGCCATGGTCGCCTGGAGGGACTCTATCTTCGCGTTTAGCGCGGCCACCTCCGGGGACTCGCCGGACGGCCCGCGGGATGGCGTGGCGGATGGACCCGCGCCTGCGCCAGTCTGCCTGCGGAGCTGCTCCACCCGGGACTCAAGCTGGCCGATGCGGATCATCGCCTCGCCGTACTGCTTCAGGAGGGCGTTGTAGGCCGCCGCACTTGGCGCGGCCTCGTCGCCGCCGCTTTGCCTTGCCCTGTTGACTTGCGTCATTACTGCACCTCGCCCACTTGTGCCGGGGCCAGGCATACTTTGACTGCGCGTTTGAGCCCCGCGAGGTCGTTCTCAACGGAGACCACTGCGCCCGGAAACGCGCTGCGTCCCATCCCAGCCACGGCGTCCGCCTGGTCGGGGTCGATCTCGCAGATGAGCATACCGCCGGGCTTCAGTCGCGTCGACGCCTGTTCGAATAGCCGCCTCACGATGTCCAGCCCGTCCGGCCCGCCGTCCAGCGCCTCGCGCGGCTCCCGCCGCACCTCCGGCGCAAGCCCGTCGATGGCGCCCGTCCGGAGGTATGGCGGATTGGAGACGATCACGTCCACCGGCCCACTGACCGGCGTGAGAAGGTCGCCGTGGTACAGGCACACCCTGTCCGCAACGCCGTGCAGCCGCCTGTTCACCTCGGCGACGGCGAGCGCTCGCTCGCTGATGTCCGTTGCGTATAATACACAGCCCGGCACGTTCCGTGCAATTGCGACGGCGATGGCGCCGCTGCCTGTGCACGCATCCACGATGGTGGCCGTGGGGGCATCCCTGGCGTGTTTGATGGCGTGCCCGACCAGTAGCTCCGTCTCCGGGCGTGGGACGAGGACGGCCGGCGTTACGTATATATCAAGGCCGTAGAACTCGCGGTGACCGGTGATATAGGAGAGGGGCTCCATGGAGGCCCTGCGGTCGATGTAGCCCTCAAGCGCGGCGGAGGCCGAGTCGGGCATGGGCTCGGTTAGCAGGGTGAGGAAGATGGTCCGGTCGACTCCCAGGGCGTGGCGCAGGAGCACCTCGGCCTCCAGGCCGGCGTCCGGCACGCCGGCCGCCTCCAGCCGCCGGGCGGAGCGCACCCACGCCTCTCGGACGGTCATGCGAGGCCGGCGGCCTTGAGGCTCTCCGCCTGCTCCTGCTCAATCATCGCCTCTATGAGGTCGTCGATGTCGCCGTCCATCACGTACGGAATGCTGTGGCGCGTGTAGCCTGCGCGGTGGTCCGTCACGCGGTCCTGGGGGAAGTTGTAGGTGCGGGCCTTCTCAGCGCGCTCGCCGGTGCCCACCTGTGCGCGCCGGTTCTGCGTTATCTCCGCCTGCTGCTTCTCCGTCTCCATCGCAAGCACACGGGAGCGCAGAACGGCCATCGCCTTCTCTTTGTTCTTGAGCTGCGAGCGCTCGTCCTGGCAGATGGCGACAATGCCCGAGGGGATGTGGACGATGCGGACGGCTGTGGCGACCTTCTGGACGTTTTGGCCGCCGTGGCCGCCTGCGTGGAAGATGTCGATGCGAAGGTCGTCCGGGTCGATGTGAACGTCCACCTCTTCTGCCTCGGGCAGCACGGCGACGGTTGCGGTGGAGGTGTGGATGCGGCCGCTGGACTCTGTTACGGGGACGCGCTGGACTCGGTGGACGCCGCTCTCGTGCTTGAGGCGGCTATACGCGCCCTGGCCCTTCACCATAAAGATTACTTCCTTGATGCTGCCGATGCCGGACTCGCTCATGTCAATCAGCTCGGTCTTCCAGCCGATTCGCTGGGCGTAGCGCTGGTACATGCGGTAGAGCTCCGCGGCGAACAGGCCCGCCTCGTCGCCGCCGGTG is a window encoding:
- the prmC gene encoding peptide chain release factor N(5)-glutamine methyltransferase yields the protein MTVREAWVRSARRLEAAGVPDAGLEAEVLLRHALGVDRTIFLTLLTEPMPDSASAALEGYIDRRASMEPLSYITGHREFYGLDIYVTPAVLVPRPETELLVGHAIKHARDAPTATIVDACTGSGAIAVAIARNVPGCVLYATDISERALAVAEVNRRLHGVADRVCLYHGDLLTPVSGPVDVIVSNPPYLRTGAIDGLAPEVRREPREALDGGPDGLDIVRRLFEQASTRLKPGGMLICEIDPDQADAVAGMGRSAFPGAVVSVENDLAGLKRAVKVCLAPAQVGEVQ
- the prfA gene encoding peptide chain release factor 1 — translated: MMQKLAAMEQRYEEIERQMADPSVAVNFSRIQELVKEHGALKTPAALYREYAQVDRDLKEAVALSRDDSDREMASMAKDEAARLQERKEQLEKEIRTALLPKDPNDEKNVIVEIRAGTGGDEAGLFAAELYRMYQRYAQRIGWKTELIDMSESGIGSIKEVIFMVKGQGAYSRLKHESGVHRVQRVPVTESSGRIHTSTATVAVLPEAEEVDVHIDPDDLRIDIFHAGGHGGQNVQKVATAVRIVHIPSGIVAICQDERSQLKNKEKAMAVLRSRVLAMETEKQQAEITQNRRAQVGTGERAEKARTYNFPQDRVTDHRAGYTRHSIPYVMDGDIDDLIEAMIEQEQAESLKAAGLA